One window from the genome of Paraclostridium sordellii encodes:
- a CDS encoding M20/M25/M40 family metallo-hydrolase — MINKQRLIDEFIELVKIDSPSSKEGNVAKTLVKKLEAIGCEVCIDEAGVRAGGETGNVIAKLKGNREGKTVLFSSHMDTVSPGEGIKPIIDEATGIIKSDGTTVLGSDDKAGIAAILEALRIIKENNIDHADIEVVFSIWEEGGLFGAQYLDYSKINADYAFVLDSGGSPGEIITKAPAQDKIEVTIKGKPAHAGLQPENGISAIMVASKAIENMKLLRIDEETTANIGIVKGGIATNIVMPELEIVAEARSLEESKLDAQTNHMVEEFKKAGEAMGAEVITKVTRAYAPFKIADDADIVELAKKAFSNLGINGYTASTGGGSDTNVLNGNGLKAVNLGIGMKNAHTLEEYIAIEDIVNSSRAVLEIIKEA; from the coding sequence ATGATAAATAAGCAAAGATTAATTGATGAATTCATAGAATTAGTAAAAATAGATAGTCCTTCATCTAAAGAAGGAAATGTAGCTAAAACATTAGTTAAAAAGTTAGAAGCTATAGGGTGTGAAGTTTGTATAGATGAAGCTGGTGTTAGAGCTGGTGGAGAAACAGGAAATGTAATAGCTAAGTTAAAAGGAAATAGAGAAGGTAAAACAGTTTTATTCAGTTCTCACATGGATACAGTTAGCCCAGGAGAAGGAATAAAACCTATAATAGATGAAGCAACAGGAATAATAAAAAGTGATGGAACTACAGTTTTAGGTTCTGATGATAAAGCGGGAATAGCAGCTATATTAGAAGCTTTAAGAATTATAAAAGAAAATAACATAGACCATGCCGATATAGAAGTAGTATTTTCTATATGGGAAGAAGGCGGATTATTTGGAGCTCAATATTTAGACTATTCTAAAATAAATGCAGATTATGCTTTCGTTTTAGATAGTGGTGGATCTCCAGGAGAAATAATAACAAAAGCTCCAGCACAAGATAAAATAGAAGTAACTATAAAAGGTAAACCAGCACATGCAGGATTACAACCAGAAAATGGTATAAGTGCTATAATGGTAGCATCTAAAGCAATAGAAAACATGAAATTACTTAGAATAGATGAAGAAACTACTGCAAATATAGGTATAGTTAAAGGAGGAATAGCTACAAATATAGTTATGCCTGAACTTGAAATAGTTGCAGAAGCTAGAAGTTTAGAGGAGTCTAAATTAGACGCTCAAACTAATCACATGGTTGAAGAGTTCAAAAAAGCTGGAGAAGCTATGGGAGCAGAAGTTATAACTAAAGTAACTAGAGCTTATGCACCATTTAAAATAGCTGATGATGCTGATATAGTTGAACTTGCAAAAAAAGCATTCTCTAACTTAGGAATAAACGGATATACTGCTTCTACAGGTGGAGGAAGTGATACTAACGTATTAAACGGAAACGGATTAAAAGCTGTTAACTTAGGTATAGGAATGAAAAATGCTCATACATTAGAAGAATATATAGCAATAGAAGATATAGTAAATTCTTCAAGAGCTGTTTTAGAAATAATTAAAGAAGCATAA
- the rsmA gene encoding 16S rRNA (adenine(1518)-N(6)/adenine(1519)-N(6))-dimethyltransferase RsmA — translation MDRLSSHRKTKEVVDKHGFKFSKSLGQNFLIDDNVIDRILDGARLSKGDKIIEVGPGIGTLTREMGRVADKVVAIEIDKTLIPILKDTLDEFENIEVINQDILKVNVEDLVTEKLNGGPVKLVANLPYYITTPIVMKFLEEDIPVTDIVVMVQKEVADRMNANPGTKDYGALSVAVQYYCDTEIVAKAPRHMFIPQPNVDSTVIGLHVREERKYNVDSEDIFFKTVKAAFGQRRKTLLNALGTLGFLNKDEIREVLNEANIDEKRRGETLSIEEFANLSNCVNKRVPSK, via the coding sequence ATGGATAGACTTTCGTCACATAGAAAAACTAAAGAAGTAGTTGATAAACATGGATTTAAGTTTTCAAAATCATTAGGACAAAACTTTTTAATAGATGATAATGTAATAGATAGAATACTAGATGGAGCGAGACTTTCTAAAGGAGACAAAATAATAGAAGTTGGACCAGGAATAGGTACCCTTACTCGCGAGATGGGAAGGGTAGCCGATAAAGTTGTAGCTATAGAAATTGATAAAACATTAATACCAATACTTAAAGACACTCTAGATGAATTCGAGAATATAGAAGTTATAAATCAAGATATATTAAAAGTTAATGTAGAGGACTTAGTAACAGAAAAATTAAATGGAGGACCAGTAAAATTAGTTGCAAATCTTCCTTATTATATAACTACTCCAATAGTTATGAAATTCTTAGAAGAAGACATACCAGTAACAGATATAGTTGTTATGGTTCAAAAGGAAGTTGCAGATAGAATGAATGCAAATCCTGGAACTAAAGATTATGGAGCTTTATCTGTTGCAGTACAATATTACTGTGATACAGAAATAGTAGCTAAGGCTCCAAGACATATGTTTATTCCACAACCGAATGTTGATTCTACAGTGATAGGACTTCATGTTAGAGAGGAAAGAAAATATAATGTAGATAGTGAAGATATATTCTTCAAAACTGTTAAAGCAGCATTTGGGCAAAGAAGAAAAACTTTATTAAATGCTTTAGGAACATTAGGGTTTTTAAATAAAGATGAAATAAGAGAAGTTTTAAATGAAGCTAATATAGATGAAAAAAGAAGAGGAGAGACTCTTTCAATAGAAGAGTTTGCAAATCTTTCAAATTGTGTAAATAAAAGAGTACCTTCTAAATAG
- the rnmV gene encoding ribonuclease M5, translating to MIKEIIVVEGRDDVTAVKRALDAELITTGGFGFPKGVMERIKSAQERRGVIIFTDPDFAGEKIRKKIAAEVPGCKHAFLPREEAKKNGDIGIENATPESIRRALEKVRTESTDKRNEFGQVDLIRNGLIGNEDASNRRDKLGMILGIGYGNAKQFLNRLNNYGVSREEFEKSLETL from the coding sequence ATGATAAAGGAAATAATAGTAGTAGAAGGAAGAGATGATGTAACGGCTGTAAAAAGAGCACTAGATGCTGAACTTATAACTACAGGTGGTTTTGGATTTCCAAAGGGAGTTATGGAAAGAATTAAATCAGCACAAGAGAGAAGAGGAGTTATAATTTTTACAGATCCAGACTTTGCAGGTGAAAAAATAAGAAAGAAGATAGCAGCAGAAGTTCCTGGATGTAAACATGCTTTTTTACCAAGAGAAGAAGCTAAGAAAAATGGAGATATAGGTATAGAAAATGCTACTCCAGAAAGTATAAGAAGAGCCCTTGAAAAAGTTAGAACAGAAAGTACTGATAAGAGAAATGAGTTCGGACAAGTAGATTTAATAAGAAATGGGCTTATAGGAAATGAAGATGCATCTAATAGAAGAGATAAATTAGGTATGATTTTAGGTATAGGCTACGGAAATGCAAAACAATTTTTAAATAGATTAAATAATTATGGAGTAAGTAGAGAAGAGTTTGAGAAATCTTTAGAAACTTTATAA